One genomic region from Phycisphaeraceae bacterium encodes:
- a CDS encoding rRNA pseudouridine synthase: MARPTPTTPPPERLQRVMAEAGVASRRECERLIESGAVEVNGEVVTKLPCFITPGVDRVSIDGRPIRKTPERLLYLLFNKPARVLTTLADEPGADRRTVMNYIDHPQKARLFPVGRLDFETTGLLLITNDGELANRLTHPRYGVPKTYLVTVKGQIEDDAAEAITEGIYLADRKAGRTVGASRTARVEVRLISRQRDRTTLELTLREGRNRQVRRLLAAVGYPVKKLERIGMGPLRLKGIAPGQWRELDRHELRAIKRAAAAGPDAQAAPDPKPRPKTKVTPRRSPDAGAKPKPAPRRARGPSSR, encoded by the coding sequence ATGGCACGCCCGACCCCGACAACCCCTCCCCCCGAACGCCTCCAGCGCGTCATGGCCGAAGCCGGCGTCGCAAGCCGACGCGAGTGTGAACGACTGATCGAGTCCGGAGCCGTCGAGGTTAATGGCGAAGTAGTGACCAAACTCCCCTGTTTTATCACTCCCGGAGTCGATCGTGTCTCCATCGATGGCCGTCCCATCCGCAAGACCCCCGAGCGACTTCTGTACCTCCTTTTCAACAAGCCCGCACGGGTGCTGACGACACTGGCCGACGAGCCCGGTGCGGATCGCCGGACGGTCATGAACTACATCGACCACCCACAAAAGGCGAGACTCTTTCCAGTTGGTCGCCTCGATTTTGAAACTACCGGGCTGCTTTTGATCACCAATGACGGAGAACTTGCCAACCGTTTGACACACCCCAGATACGGGGTACCCAAAACCTATCTTGTCACTGTCAAGGGCCAGATCGAGGATGATGCCGCCGAGGCCATCACAGAGGGTATTTACCTTGCTGACCGCAAGGCGGGGCGGACGGTGGGGGCCAGTCGCACCGCGCGGGTCGAGGTTCGGCTGATCTCGCGACAGCGCGACCGCACCACCCTCGAACTGACTCTTCGCGAAGGACGCAACCGGCAGGTGCGACGTTTGCTCGCCGCAGTCGGATACCCCGTCAAGAAACTCGAACGCATCGGCATGGGGCCGCTGCGCCTCAAGGGCATCGCCCCCGGACAATGGCGCGAACTGGATCGGCATGAACTGCGTGCGATCAAGCGCGCTGCGGCTGCCGGCCCGGATGCTCAGGCCGCGCCCGATCCCAAACCGCGACCCAAAACCAAAGTTACACCTCGTCGCTCGCCCGATGCAGGAGCAAAGCCCAAGCCCGCGCCACGTCGTGCGCGAGGCCCAT